A genome region from Myxococcales bacterium includes the following:
- a CDS encoding glucose 1-dehydrogenase, with protein MGESAGELAGRTALITGAGSGIGREASLLMSGAGAVVVVCDIDTNGGEETVAQISAAGGEAVFVRADVSSAKDVEAAIDVARSHGGLHVLFNNAGIFPDADGSPPDTGEDVWEQVINVNLKGVFLGCKYGIPAMLEAGGGSIINTASFVAVVGAATSQIAYTASKGGVLAMTREIAVEYARQGIRANALCPGPVNTPLLEEFLKDPVQKARRMVHIPMGRLAEASEIARAALYLASPASSYVNGTTFMVDGGITAAYVTPE; from the coding sequence TTGGGAGAGAGTGCGGGAGAGCTTGCCGGGCGCACGGCCTTGATCACTGGAGCGGGCAGTGGAATCGGTCGCGAAGCTTCGCTCTTGATGTCCGGGGCGGGGGCCGTTGTCGTGGTCTGCGACATCGACACCAATGGTGGCGAAGAGACGGTCGCGCAAATATCGGCCGCTGGGGGAGAAGCGGTATTCGTGCGCGCGGACGTGTCTTCGGCCAAAGATGTCGAGGCCGCGATCGACGTGGCGCGCAGCCACGGCGGGCTTCACGTGTTGTTCAACAACGCCGGCATCTTTCCCGACGCCGACGGCTCACCCCCCGATACCGGCGAAGACGTCTGGGAACAGGTCATCAACGTCAATCTCAAGGGCGTCTTCCTGGGTTGCAAGTACGGCATCCCCGCCATGCTCGAAGCCGGCGGTGGCTCGATCATCAACACCGCTTCCTTTGTTGCAGTGGTGGGCGCAGCCACTTCGCAAATCGCCTACACGGCGAGCAAGGGCGGAGTGTTGGCAATGACCCGGGAGATCGCCGTCGAATACGCGCGCCAAGGCATTCGCGCCAACGCCCTGTGTCCGGGCCCGGTCAACACACCTCTGCTGGAGGAGTTTCTTAAAGATCCTGTGCAGAAAGCCCGTCGGATGGTGCACATCCCGATGGGAAGGTTGGCTGAAGCTAGTGAGATTGCGCGCGCTGCACTCTATTTGGCGTCGCCGGCTTCGTCGTATGTCAACGGGACGACGTTTATGGTTGATGGGGGAATTACGGCGGCTTATGTGACACCGGAGTAG
- the nadB gene encoding L-aspartate oxidase, producing the protein MTSSESTDRRDFDFFVIGSGIAGLHYALRVADHGTVGLITKKDAASSATQVAQGGIAAVVDPLDSFEDHIQDTINAGGGLCNEEVVRYVVERGPESIESLLKYGVDFDRGGESQLYYDLGREGGHGKRRVLHHRDATGKEIERALLARAVQHPNIELFDYHLAVDLITAHKSGRTEPNRALGAYVLDSRTGEVLRFAARITLLATGGAGKVYLYTSNPDVASGDGIAMAYRAGATLANMEFVQFHPTCLFHADAGSFLITEAVRGEGGILRNRRGAPFMENYSPMKDLAPRDIVARAIDTELKRSGDQYVHLDITHQDASFIRTRFPTIYDRCLSFGIDITKTPIPVVPAMHYCCGGVRTGLTGESDLPNLFATGEVANTGLHGANRLASNSLLEAMVFSDAAATESISRLAEIEPPGDLAPWESGSATESHEAVIITQNWDEIRRFMWNYVSIVRSDRRLARAQHRIELLHDEINEYYWDFKLTPDLIELRNIATTAKLITQAAQFRKESRGLHYNLDHPERDDEHFQRDTLLQRGDDPRLSPT; encoded by the coding sequence ATGACAAGTTCCGAATCAACGGACCGACGCGACTTCGATTTCTTCGTGATCGGCAGCGGAATCGCAGGGCTCCACTACGCGTTGCGCGTCGCCGACCACGGAACAGTCGGGCTGATCACCAAGAAGGACGCCGCCAGTTCCGCCACCCAGGTCGCCCAGGGCGGAATTGCAGCCGTGGTCGATCCGCTCGATTCATTTGAAGATCACATCCAGGACACGATCAACGCAGGCGGGGGGCTGTGCAACGAAGAGGTCGTGCGATACGTGGTCGAACGCGGACCCGAATCGATCGAGTCCCTGTTGAAATACGGCGTCGATTTCGATCGCGGCGGCGAATCGCAACTCTACTACGACCTCGGTCGTGAAGGCGGACACGGCAAGCGTCGCGTGCTCCACCATCGGGACGCGACCGGTAAAGAGATCGAACGCGCGCTGCTCGCCCGCGCCGTCCAACACCCCAACATCGAACTCTTCGACTACCACCTCGCGGTCGATTTGATTACGGCTCACAAGTCCGGACGCACTGAGCCCAACCGCGCGCTCGGCGCTTATGTACTCGATTCACGCACCGGAGAAGTGCTGCGCTTCGCAGCCCGCATCACCCTGCTCGCCACCGGCGGTGCGGGCAAGGTTTATCTCTATACGAGCAATCCCGACGTCGCGTCGGGAGACGGCATTGCGATGGCGTATCGCGCGGGTGCAACCCTGGCCAACATGGAGTTTGTGCAGTTCCACCCGACCTGCCTGTTCCACGCCGATGCGGGGTCGTTCCTGATCACCGAAGCGGTGCGCGGCGAGGGCGGCATCTTGCGCAATCGTCGCGGCGCACCGTTCATGGAAAACTACTCTCCCATGAAAGATCTGGCGCCTCGGGACATCGTCGCCCGCGCGATCGACACCGAACTCAAGCGCTCGGGCGATCAATATGTTCATCTCGACATCACCCACCAGGACGCCAGCTTCATTCGCACGCGTTTCCCAACCATCTACGATCGCTGCCTGTCGTTTGGCATCGACATCACCAAGACACCCATCCCGGTGGTGCCGGCCATGCACTATTGCTGCGGTGGCGTGCGGACGGGGCTCACGGGAGAAAGTGATCTGCCCAACTTGTTCGCCACCGGAGAGGTTGCCAACACCGGACTCCACGGTGCCAACCGACTCGCATCCAACTCCCTGCTGGAAGCCATGGTTTTTTCCGATGCGGCCGCCACAGAGTCCATCTCGCGTCTGGCCGAGATTGAACCGCCGGGCGATCTCGCGCCCTGGGAATCGGGCAGTGCAACCGAAAGCCACGAGGCTGTCATCATCACCCAGAACTGGGACGAGATCCGACGCTTCATGTGGAACTACGTAAGCATCGTCCGCAGCGACCGCCGCCTCGCCCGGGCACAACACCGCATCGAATTGCTACACGACGAGATCAACGAATACTATTGGGACTTCAAGCTCACGCCTGATTTGATCGAACTGCGCAACATTGCAACCACCGCCAAACTCATCACCCAGGCAGCTCAGTTCCGTAAGGAGAGCCGCGGCCTGCATTACAACCTCGATCATCCTGAACGAGACGACGAACACTTCCAAAGAGACACGTTGCTGCAACGCGGTGATGATCCACGGCTGAGTCCGACTTAG
- a CDS encoding glutamine synthetase, whose amino-acid sequence MHARGMLDLETLTRLINDGEIETVITAFPDLYGRLMGKRIVGRFYLDEIAADGMHVCNYLLACDMEMEPTPGYAFTSWDTGYGDMRAVPDYSTLRRAAWLDRTAIVICDALEEERDEPIAVSPRNILRRQVERASERGFVPYMGSELEFFLFRETYRSAREKGYANLELRQHYNEDYHLLSGGMAEDIVGAIRHGADASGIPVEFSKGEASPSQHEVNLRYAGAMEMADRHVIYKMAAKEIASSRDAAITFMAKWHAAHAGNSLHIHMSFTDPEGKSVFADAAEQGEPIPGTRAYPSDTFRFAVGGLLAHTRSLSLLFAPNVNSYKRYMEGTFAPTRIAWSYDNRTVGFRVVGHGASLRIECRIPGGDANPYLAYAGMIAAALDGIEKQTDPGPLFVGDGYTAEALPRIPNSLNEAIVAFESNPLMRAALGEEVVEHLLHFARSEQQIFDKAVTDYERARYFERI is encoded by the coding sequence ATGCACGCTCGAGGGATGCTCGATCTTGAGACGCTGACGCGGCTGATCAACGACGGCGAAATCGAAACCGTCATTACGGCATTCCCCGACCTCTACGGTCGACTGATGGGGAAGCGCATCGTCGGACGTTTCTACCTCGATGAAATCGCAGCGGACGGCATGCACGTCTGCAACTATTTGCTCGCATGCGACATGGAGATGGAGCCGACTCCGGGCTACGCGTTTACGAGTTGGGACACCGGCTATGGCGATATGAGGGCGGTGCCCGACTATTCCACCCTGCGCCGTGCCGCCTGGCTCGACCGCACGGCCATCGTGATCTGTGATGCGCTCGAGGAAGAGCGGGACGAACCCATCGCGGTTTCTCCGCGCAACATTTTACGCCGGCAAGTCGAGCGAGCGAGCGAGCGAGGCTTCGTGCCCTACATGGGCAGCGAACTCGAATTCTTCTTGTTTCGCGAAACCTATCGCAGCGCCCGGGAAAAGGGTTATGCGAATCTCGAACTGCGGCAACACTACAACGAGGACTACCACCTGCTTTCCGGTGGCATGGCGGAAGACATTGTCGGAGCCATTCGACACGGAGCGGACGCCAGCGGAATCCCCGTAGAGTTCAGCAAGGGCGAGGCCAGCCCGAGCCAACACGAAGTCAACCTGCGCTACGCGGGGGCGATGGAGATGGCCGATCGCCACGTGATCTACAAAATGGCGGCCAAGGAAATTGCCAGCAGTCGGGACGCTGCCATCACCTTCATGGCAAAATGGCACGCGGCGCACGCGGGCAACAGCCTGCACATCCACATGAGCTTTACGGATCCCGAGGGCAAGTCGGTCTTTGCAGACGCAGCAGAGCAGGGCGAGCCAATTCCGGGAACTCGAGCCTACCCGTCGGATACATTTCGCTTTGCCGTCGGCGGACTGTTGGCCCACACCAGGTCTCTTTCGCTGCTGTTTGCCCCGAATGTCAATTCATACAAACGCTATATGGAGGGCACATTTGCCCCAACGCGCATCGCCTGGAGCTACGACAATCGAACCGTCGGGTTTCGCGTAGTGGGTCACGGCGCATCACTGCGCATCGAGTGCCGGATCCCCGGCGGCGACGCCAACCCCTATCTCGCATACGCGGGAATGATCGCGGCAGCCCTCGACGGGATCGAGAAGCAGACGGATCCAGGCCCCTTGTTCGTTGGCGATGGCTACACGGCCGAAGCCTTGCCCCGGATCCCGAATTCCCTGAACGAGGCCATCGTAGCTTTCGAGAGCAACCCGCTCATGCGCGCCGCCCTGGGCGAAGAAGTGGTCGAACACTTGCTCCACTTCGCTCGCAGCGAGCAACAGATCTTCGACAAAGCGGTCACCGACTACGAGCGCGCGCGGTACTTCGAGCGCATCTAG
- a CDS encoding metallophosphoesterase, producing MNPRMRRMLLLSILLVTLSECLIIHWAALAIRGAGFNLATGTLFVIALGGINLVLFPAARSRIHAQGIGLVFSRVWILGSVVALMTGMMLAAVFIALYGGAWFLNLEALRDLGILWLGGAVVTLGLGSGLWGATVGNHRVRVDSLTLSLPDCPPELAQLKLVHITDLHVGPLLRPDRLASFVARINRLDPDLILITGDIFDFDPKYIKEGCRELAALEARHGVFAVLGNHDHYTGTEAVASGLADWTSIRLLRDEWDRIEIEGASLVIAGLEDPLDGWMEKHSESPALERLAAEIPRDVPCILLAHRPSFFRHAEQLGFPLVLSGHTHGGQIAFPFATNYNASRMISDQTRGVFLRGRSTMYVNRGLGMAGLPLRLNCPREIALIRLVA from the coding sequence ATGAACCCACGAATGCGGCGCATGCTCCTGCTGTCGATCCTGCTCGTAACGTTGAGTGAGTGTCTGATCATCCACTGGGCAGCGCTTGCGATACGCGGAGCAGGCTTCAACCTCGCAACCGGAACCCTGTTCGTCATCGCCCTGGGCGGCATCAACCTGGTGCTGTTCCCAGCGGCCCGCAGCCGCATTCACGCACAGGGCATCGGCCTCGTATTCAGCCGCGTCTGGATTCTCGGGAGTGTTGTCGCGCTGATGACCGGCATGATGCTTGCGGCTGTATTCATTGCGCTGTACGGCGGAGCCTGGTTCCTGAATCTAGAGGCTCTTCGCGACCTGGGAATCTTGTGGCTCGGCGGAGCTGTAGTGACACTCGGACTCGGCTCCGGACTGTGGGGTGCCACCGTGGGCAATCATCGGGTGCGAGTCGACTCCCTGACGCTTTCACTACCCGATTGCCCCCCTGAACTCGCGCAACTCAAGCTCGTCCACATCACCGACCTGCACGTCGGCCCGCTGCTGCGACCGGACCGTCTCGCAAGCTTCGTTGCCCGGATCAATCGGCTGGATCCCGATCTGATCCTCATCACCGGTGACATTTTCGACTTCGATCCGAAGTACATCAAAGAGGGATGCCGTGAGTTGGCCGCTCTCGAGGCGCGACACGGTGTATTCGCAGTACTCGGGAACCACGATCACTATACCGGGACCGAGGCGGTTGCCTCGGGACTCGCGGACTGGACATCGATCCGGTTGTTGCGCGATGAATGGGATCGCATCGAGATCGAGGGTGCATCCCTGGTGATCGCCGGGCTCGAAGATCCGCTGGACGGCTGGATGGAAAAACACTCCGAAAGTCCCGCGCTCGAACGTCTCGCCGCCGAGATCCCGCGCGATGTCCCGTGTATACTGCTGGCTCATCGACCGAGCTTCTTTCGACACGCGGAGCAACTCGGTTTTCCGCTGGTACTCTCGGGACACACCCACGGCGGACAAATCGCCTTTCCCTTTGCCACCAACTACAACGCTTCGCGCATGATCTCGGATCAAACCCGGGGCGTGTTCCTGCGAGGCCGCTCGACGATGTACGTGAATCGGGGCCTTGGCATGGCGGGCCTTCCCCTGCGGCTCAACTGTCCGCGCGAGATCGCGCTCATCCGATTGGTAGCCTAA
- a CDS encoding amidophosphoribosyltransferase: protein MRKEREADHFHDECGVFAISGHDEAANIVYLGLYALQHRGQESCGIVASNGREHTAHRAMGLVADIFGSKTLKRLPGRHAIGHVRYSTAGSSSLRNAQPICVNTDAGPVAIAHNGNIVNALAIRSELEGRGSIFSSTSDSEVILHLLARSREASLEERFIDALSRVKGAFSIVLLTDELLIAARDPSGFRPLSLARLGNSYVLASETCAFDLVGAEFERDIEPGEVVVIRRGRIRSMHPFSRSVKSHFCVFEYLYFARPDSNLNRKNVYSYRKELGRVLARELGVAADLVVPVLDSGTSAAIGYAEESQIPYETALIRNHYVRRTFIEPAQSIRMFGVKVKHNAIRGILEGKRVVLVDDSIIRGTTLVKIVAMLRNAGAREVHVRISAPPTIGPCHYGIDTPTREELIAHDHSVDEIREIIGADTLGYLSLEGLRRVAASEFKRGICDACFSDEYPIPVDPEQQIPQLSLFRDVEEEPAEDD, encoded by the coding sequence CTGCGCAAGGAACGCGAGGCGGACCACTTCCACGACGAATGCGGTGTGTTCGCAATTTCGGGGCATGACGAAGCCGCAAACATCGTCTATCTGGGGCTCTACGCCCTACAGCACCGCGGCCAGGAGAGCTGCGGCATCGTCGCAAGCAACGGCCGGGAACACACCGCGCACCGGGCGATGGGGCTGGTGGCGGACATCTTCGGTTCCAAGACCCTGAAGCGGCTACCCGGGCGCCACGCGATCGGACACGTGCGCTACTCGACGGCCGGATCCAGCAGCCTGCGCAACGCCCAGCCCATCTGCGTCAATACCGATGCGGGGCCAGTGGCGATCGCCCACAACGGCAACATCGTGAACGCCCTCGCGATCCGGTCCGAACTCGAGGGGCGTGGCTCCATCTTCAGTTCGACTTCCGACAGCGAAGTCATTCTGCATTTGCTGGCCCGATCTCGAGAGGCGTCCCTGGAAGAACGCTTCATCGACGCGCTTTCCCGGGTAAAGGGGGCGTTCAGCATCGTGCTCCTCACCGACGAATTGCTCATCGCCGCGCGCGACCCGAGCGGTTTTCGCCCGCTCAGCCTGGCGCGCCTCGGGAATTCCTATGTGCTGGCGAGTGAAACCTGCGCGTTCGATCTGGTGGGCGCCGAGTTCGAGCGAGACATCGAACCCGGCGAAGTCGTGGTGATCCGACGGGGTCGGATCCGCAGCATGCATCCGTTTTCCCGGAGCGTGAAAAGTCATTTTTGCGTGTTCGAATATCTGTACTTTGCACGCCCGGATTCGAATCTCAACCGCAAGAACGTCTACTCCTACCGCAAAGAACTGGGTCGGGTGTTGGCACGGGAACTCGGAGTGGCGGCGGATCTGGTGGTGCCCGTTCTGGATTCGGGCACCTCTGCCGCGATCGGTTACGCCGAGGAATCGCAGATCCCCTACGAGACGGCGCTGATTCGCAACCACTATGTGCGAAGAACCTTCATCGAGCCCGCCCAGTCGATCCGCATGTTTGGCGTGAAGGTCAAGCACAACGCGATCCGGGGCATTCTGGAAGGCAAGCGAGTGGTGCTGGTCGACGATTCGATCATACGCGGGACGACCCTGGTCAAGATCGTGGCCATGTTGCGCAATGCCGGAGCGCGAGAGGTTCACGTGCGCATTTCGGCGCCCCCGACCATCGGGCCCTGCCACTACGGGATCGATACGCCGACGCGGGAAGAACTGATCGCCCACGACCACAGCGTGGACGAGATCCGTGAGATCATCGGCGCAGATACCCTGGGCTATCTCTCGCTCGAGGGGTTGCGACGCGTAGCCGCGAGTGAGTTCAAGCGCGGGATCTGCGATGCATGCTTCTCCGACGAGTACCCGATCCCGGTCGATCCCGAGCAGCAGATCCCCCAACTTTCTCTGTTCCGCGACGTCGAGGAAGAACCCGCCGAAGACGACTAG
- a CDS encoding sulfatase yields MGRAWWGLVCSSALAFALACGDGPAAPEPETSPPAPVSPPDSGPPLILFISLDTLRADHLGFYGYERPTSPVLDALAEQSVVFEDASATSPWTLPSHASMMTGLYPLRHGVVASDTRMPGRFDTLSEQLGRSGYETFAVVNTPWLQRDLFGFMRGFEHTLFVKGGGDRVAPNNMVTDQVLHWVEQGGEKPKFIFVHYIDIHSDYVSLPEHEAQFVRPYTGAIKGTTNQLYQLRVSDEFLAACRASFDPVRCVDHAGEPLGDTIRKSALDPAGLRHLVDRYDAGIHQLDAELGRLFSALEQGGWMDQILLVVTADHGEELMDHGSVFHAGTMYQEVLRVPLIIHGPDLPRGVRIKAPVSLTDLAPTLLAMARARPLLEVDGRDLSALLRGEDEQAFVERDLFGEAPGEVNEMVGETNYRSLRRGRYKLHYEVSRGSYELYDLDSDPREANDIAALEPELFAAMRLRLDRRHSITPTEAADSVELKDEDREALRALGYLE; encoded by the coding sequence ATGGGCCGTGCTTGGTGGGGACTTGTCTGTTCGAGCGCATTGGCCTTTGCGCTTGCGTGCGGAGATGGACCCGCAGCCCCCGAACCCGAAACGTCGCCTCCCGCCCCCGTCAGCCCGCCGGACTCAGGTCCTCCACTGATTCTCTTTATTTCACTCGACACGCTGCGGGCGGACCACCTTGGGTTTTACGGTTACGAGCGGCCGACCTCTCCAGTGCTCGACGCGCTGGCCGAGCAATCGGTTGTGTTCGAAGACGCCAGCGCAACCTCGCCCTGGACGTTGCCGAGTCACGCCTCGATGATGACTGGGCTTTATCCACTTCGACATGGCGTTGTGGCGTCGGATACGCGAATGCCTGGGCGCTTCGACACCTTGAGTGAGCAACTCGGGCGTTCGGGATACGAGACCTTCGCGGTCGTCAATACACCTTGGTTACAGCGGGATCTCTTTGGCTTCATGCGGGGCTTCGAACATACGCTCTTTGTAAAGGGAGGCGGGGATCGAGTTGCGCCCAACAACATGGTGACCGATCAGGTCTTGCACTGGGTCGAGCAAGGGGGCGAAAAGCCAAAGTTTATTTTTGTGCACTATATCGATATCCACAGCGACTACGTTTCTTTGCCCGAGCACGAAGCTCAATTTGTCAGGCCCTATACTGGAGCCATCAAGGGCACCACGAACCAACTGTATCAATTGCGTGTCTCTGATGAGTTCCTGGCGGCCTGTCGCGCATCCTTTGATCCGGTGCGATGTGTCGATCACGCAGGAGAGCCGCTGGGTGACACGATTCGCAAATCGGCTCTCGATCCAGCGGGGCTGCGCCATTTGGTGGATCGCTACGATGCGGGAATTCACCAATTGGATGCTGAACTCGGTCGGTTGTTTTCGGCGCTCGAGCAAGGCGGCTGGATGGATCAAATCTTGTTGGTCGTTACCGCAGATCACGGCGAAGAGCTGATGGATCACGGCAGCGTGTTCCATGCAGGCACCATGTACCAAGAGGTTCTACGGGTGCCACTGATCATTCACGGGCCCGATTTGCCTCGTGGTGTGCGGATCAAGGCCCCGGTCTCACTCACGGATCTGGCACCGACCCTGCTCGCAATGGCTCGAGCCAGGCCCCTTCTCGAGGTCGATGGCCGCGACCTTTCTGCGCTCTTGCGCGGGGAAGATGAGCAAGCCTTTGTCGAGCGAGATCTCTTTGGCGAAGCGCCTGGAGAGGTCAATGAGATGGTGGGCGAGACGAACTACCGATCCCTGCGCCGGGGCCGTTACAAGCTGCACTATGAGGTCTCGCGCGGTAGCTATGAACTGTACGACCTTGATTCGGATCCCCGTGAAGCCAACGACATTGCTGCGCTCGAGCCGGAGTTGTTCGCCGCAATGCGTCTCCGGCTCGATCGCCGCCACAGCATCACACCTACCGAAGCCGCGGATTCAGTGGAGCTGAAGGACGAGGACCGGGAAGCCCTACGCGCCTTGGGTTATCTCGAATAG